The window TTTCGGCCTCAGCACATGTGGCGGGTGGAACTGGGCTGCCCACCAGCTGGTGGTGCAGGCGGGAGCACTGACAGGGCCGTGAGTGGtcactgctgccgctgctgctgccacatctgacaaggtgccctctcgcccacTCCTCAAACCCATTTATATGTACGGAACACTCTGCGCTTGTAAAGGggatttccttttacaagcaTGGCCAAACTGCTCAAAccatgccaaaccagttcaatctgaACCAAGTCTGGtgcggttcaaactcagaccagccccctTTGGGGGGCCCAGTCCTGTTTGAGCTCAAAGCAGTTGAGCCAGTTCTGCACACTCCTACTACATATAACCTCTTTGCATGGTTGCAGTATTGCTCGACTCAGAACACAACACTTTCCATGAAGACAAAAATGTTATCAGTGGACTTTGACTATGAGGGACCAGGCTTTGTTACATGGCATCGACTTTTCTTGCTCAGATGAGAACATGACATCCAGAAGCTAGATACTGGACAGAAGACAACAGGGAGATTCCAACCTGCTTCGCAACTCACTCCATGAAACCAGCTCTACACTCTTTAATAGGGCTATGTGAAGCAGCCCTGCTTCAGTTGTGGGGGTgcccaggctcagactggcccacaggacaACAGGGCAAAGTCCCAGTGCGCCCCCCCCGCGGGGTGCCCCTGCGCCCAGattcccacccttaattacccattctgctcaaaacctggcaccctcccacATACATTGCActaccctctcagtgcccccagtccagccctggggACGCCTTGTTGTTTTTGGAGGCACCGCTTCCATTTCAGCCTTTGGGGTTTCCCTCCCTGATTTTGTTAAGTACCTTCCGGAGTAGGGGGAATTGCAGGGTTGGACCAAAGTGAAATGCCTGTCAGAATCCAAATAGGCTGCTAAAGCTTCAAACAGTCCTACTCTTGAGTATTGTGAACTCACATGGTTGCAGATCTGAAACTCCATTCAAACTTTTGGTGCAGCTGCAACGAACCAAAAAAATAGGCCTGTATTACTCACCCCTTCATATTAGGCCTATTTTAACAGGGTGAATTTATGTGTGTTTGTCTATTTCTAAAGAAGTATAAAACGATCCCTTTCTCCAAAGCAAGACTGAGCAACTTTCGACCAATTTTCTTTTCCGGTGTTGAGATCAGAGGCACTCATTTCACATAACAGAGCTGGCATGGCTTGTGGAATGCCTTGCCTTTTCCACGCCCTGCTCAGCCATCGGTTCTCATTGTTCCACATATAAATGCAACACGATGATATCAACCGTCCAAATTCCTGTGTGTGACCAGAGGCGACACATCAAAAGCGATCATGTGCTAGGCAGAAGACGAGGGCTTTATAGTAAGTCTCTGTATATGTGCAGCCAAAGCGGGAGGGTGGGCACCGGTTACTTGGATGTAGCCCAGAACATGTGATAATCAGATTaacagaaaagtgtgtgtgtgtgtgtgtgtgtgtgtgtgtgtgtgtgtgtgtgtgtgtgtgtgtaaggagggGTGGGAAGTGGCAGCAAAACCAAATGATGTACAGGAGAGAAGGATGTAGGGGAGACTTTCCCGCTGGAGGAAGGGAAACTCTTTCTTTCTCAGGGCTGTGATAAGGATCACATCTTCTTCACGGATGGCTGCTGGAACTATTGTGTCGTGGCCTCCCAGCTGCTCCAAGAGGATGTTTCTTCTTGCCATAGGGGTCCTCCTAAACTTTCTCCCCCTTGGCTCCAGCCAGTTCCCTCGGGCCTGTGCCAACGCAGACAGCCTATTGCGAAAGGAATGCTGTCCTCTTTGGCCTGGAGATGGTTCCCCCTGTGGGGAGCTTTCGGGCCGGGGGTCCTGCAGGGAGATCCTTCTTTCAGATGCCCCGCTTGGTCCTCAGTTCCCCTTCTCCGGCGTGGATGACAGGGAAGATTGGCCTTCTGTCTTCTATAACCGGACGTGCCAGTGCTCAGGCAACTTCATGGGGTTCAACTGTGCTGATTGCAAATTCAACTTTGCGGGCCCCAACTGCACCGAAAGGAAGCTGCGGGTGAGAAGAGACATCTTCCGGATAAGTGCCAAAGAGAAATATCAGTTCCTTGCCTACCTCAATTTGGCAAAGCACACTACTAGCCGAGACTTTGTCATCGCCACTGGAACCTATGCCCAGATGAACAATGGCTCCTCTCCCATGTTCCGGGACATCAATGTATATGACCTCTTTGTCTGGATGCACTATTACGTCTCTCGGGACACACTCCTTGGAGGCACAAATGTCTGGCGGGATATTGACTTTGCCCATGAGGCACCAGGCTTTCTCCCTTGGCATCGTCTCTTCTTGCTCATGTGGGAACATGAGATCCAGAAGCTCACTGGAAATGAGAATTTCACAATCCCCTACTGGGACTGGCGGGACGCTGAAGGCTGTGACATATGTACAGATGAATATATGGGAGGCAGGCACCCCACCAATCCTAACATACTCAGCCCTGCCTCTTTCTTCTCCTCATGGCAGGTAGGCATAGGCAAGTGTGTGGCAGGTGATGAGGTTTGCATTcattggctattagtcatgacGCATGATGATtgtatagaacctccatgttcagaggcagtgtgccactgaataccagttactagggagtaacagcaggagaaaagtaTAGCCTTGAAGCCCTGCATCtgagcttctcaaaggcatcaGGCTGGTCACTGtgagaagcaagatgctggattagagggacctttggtctgatccagcagggctctgttCTTGTggcatggaggaggaagcaattCTGTTTCTACAAAGTTATATGAAATAATGCCTCCAATTCGTTTCAAGTCCGCTTTTGGGTAGGGGTGCTCTTGATATCtctatctttttatttttattccaaaTGCCTGCATATTTGCTGTTGTAGGTAAACAGGCAGAGTTTGACAATATTGAGCTTTgttctatttaacatatttatccCTCACTTTCAGACTGTGGTTAAAAGTTTGCAGTAGCTCACATTAGCGTGCAGCGTCATGCAGACATGTTTCACAGCACAGGCACTGCTGCATATTCCAAATGTAAGCTGCACATAAGTGCATTTGTGCACTTGTGAATAGGCCAAAAATGCACAAGGGAGTTGGGTGTGTTtgcacagccattggaaataaggGCTAAGTGGTCAGGCAACTCCCTTGTGCAATTTtggcatttgcacaagtgcactggTGTGCAACTTTAATTGAAACACACACCAGCactggcctacatctcccataatctctgacaataggccactgtaactggggatgatgggaattgtagttcaacaacagctggagggctaaagctGTGCATCCCTGGTCTTAGAATTAGGACAGGTGTCTAGTAGAATGTTTCATAAGATGGACATCTGTGTGGGCTCTAAAGCCTGGTCATTCCACATAAAGTGGAATGAACTAAAGTTCTGAAGTGTAGAAGGCATTTCAGATCTCAGTGGGGGATAATGTTTTGGAATGATCCCCGGGAAGTATAAACTAACACAGCAGGGAATGGGCAGGACAGATCATTTCCCCCTTATGTTATAGCTCCTGTATGTATGCAGaatgtggtagtaagcatgaattgtcccctttgttaaacaggatccaccctgatttgcatttgaatgggagattacatgtgtgcacactgtaagatattccccttaggggatggggccactctaggaagagcacttgcatgcttgcatgcagaaggttccaagttcccctgctggcatctccaatttgggctaagagagactcctgcctgcagccttggagaagccgctgccagtctgttcagacaatactgagctagatggaccaatggtgtgactcagtataaggcagctgcccatGTTCCCATATAATGGGAGAAGAGTCAAAGTGGCACATGCCTTTGCAGTTTGAAGTGGTAGAGTTCATTATACTCCCTCAGGATTCTGGCTCAGTTCATGCTACCCCCTCTGGATTCTACCATCTGATTGTACTGcatgggtagaccaggccttagAATCCTGAAATAATGGTCGTGTGTAGCATATGGTAGATATgtgtggtagagcatatgctttgcctgcagaaggtctcaggttccatctccaggtatggctgggaaatatccatctgcaaccctggagaaccactgccagtcagcacagacaaAGATAGAGCAGTGGTCTGGtttagtaaaaggcagcttcctatgtaaggtctCACATCTCTCCATTTGGCTGGGTCTTGAGAATATTTTCTGGAAATTCAGGATAACCAAAGTAAGGCTatgatcctaaacacacttacctggaagtaggAGCCATTAAAACCCGTGGGACTTACTATGAAAGATACATTCTTGGGCTGCTTGTATGTCAAAatgtttattagggatgtgcaaatttattcaaattttaaaaagcccctggtggcgcagtggtaaaactgccaccctgtaaccagaaggttacaagttcgatcctgaccaggggctcaaggttgactcagccttccatccttccgaggtcggtaaaatgagtacccagaatgttggggggcaatatgctaaatcattgtaaaccgcttagagagcttccagctatagagcggtatataaatgtaagtgctattgctattgctattgctattgctaatcaattcagctcaaatctgggtgattcaagtgatttgaattcaaattgaatcacccctcaaAAGGACAATCTGATTTGAATGGaattcaaatttttgaaatttgatttgaattcaattcaagagTTGCTTGGCACCTTTTATAAATCATTCAGGCCCCATGATTGGTTTAAaagggcaccaaaacagggtcaaattgatttgaatttgattcagatttgaattgaacTTTCAGACCAGATtcttatttggttcaaattcaaaatacagttttggaattcaatttgGATTCTAAATGAATCCAAAAATtcacttcatgcacatctctaatgcttATGCTGAATAGAGACATCAAACTAAGAGTGTTGAATGATCAAACAGGGGCAACATAAGCATAGCACTGGGAGCTTCTTTCTGCAAAGAATAAAGGAAGAAAGATTTTCCCCCTAGAGCCAATATTTTGGGAATGAATCAATTAAACATATACCTTCACATAAAAGAAAAGATCTCAAGTATGCCCAGGAGAACTAGCTGTTCAGTTAGCATTGTTTATTACCAGAGACAGTTCTGGATCTCATTAAGAAAGATAGCCATGAGTTACCCGTATGCTAGAAATATAGTGGTGCTTCACAAAGTACTTTGTTTTAAGTCCTGAAGCCTTAGGccaaagcaaaaacaaataaaaacactggAATAAAAAGCTCATTAAGACAGGctaggggaggctagtggccggTCCAGGGGAAGcaaagtcagaaatttaatagccgtCTTCCCCTGTggctgttctgccagctctttgacctcagggagcgctgccaacaacccacatagcctcgccttgctcctttgtaatgccagaataaacctgaactcatccatgattttattgtggatgaaggggccgatctggtgTGCATCACGGAGACtaggttgggggaggctagtgggagGGCCAGTCTGGCCCCAGTTTCTCCCtacagggtattctgtagaggagcaggagagaggacgtgggcggggaggtggagtggctgtggtctataaggataacatctcccttaccagggtccccaTTGGGgtatctgatcatattgaatgtgtatacttaagtttgggggccaggggtagactgggacttctgttagtgtacggatcgccctgctgcccaacagaatcccttactgagctcatggacttggttgtggaacttgcgttggagtctcccagacttctgGTGCTGGGGGGCTTCAAGGTTCACTTCAAGACAAACTTGTCAGGgacagctcaagagttcatagtagccatgacaacaatgggcctatcccaggtggtctctgaACCAACACATGTTGcaggccacacacttgatttggtcttttactctgatcagggtggtgttccatgggtggggactcctgtgatttcccctttgtcatggacagaccaccatctggttaaggttaggcttacaaccacttcctacctctgcaggggtgaggggcctattagaatggtccatccaaagaggttattggaggATCCTAAagaggattccaaaaagccttgaagggatttactgttggttctgccagtgatcctgttgatgccatcAACTGGAACAGGaagctcatcagggcagtagacaagattgctcctaagcgtcccctccgacccgcttcaaaattggccccttggtaaacagaagaactatgggggcagaagtggcaaggtaggcaactagagcgcaagtagagactcgactcgaatctgacggattacgacatagagcacatttaaagatctatgctcaggcaatacatgtgacaaagaagcggttcttttctaccCGTATTGCATCTGTTAACTCACATCCATCAGggatgttcagggttgtgagggggataGTATATGACcaccccttccttgaatcagaacttggagccatcagttacccactgcaatgtttttaatgagttctttgcaggcaaactctcttgtatttgggccaacttagatggagtcTCCGCAATTATTGTGGTGTCTGAATTGGAAGTGTcgagcaactcctcttatatggatcgggtggatcagtttcagtttgtgttccctgagcatgtggacaagctgtttggagtgATGCGGcctgccacttgttctcttgacccttgtccgacatggcttgttctatctagcagggaggctgttggtaggcctggtagaaatcataagtgcttctctgagggacggcaggatgcctcattgtcttaaggaggcaatcgttAGTgctattctaaagaagcctgcattagatccctcagagttgagcaactataggcctgtctccaacctcccatagctgggcaaggtaattgagaaggtggtggcctctcagctccagatggtcttggaggaaactgattatctagacctatttcaaactggctttcaggtgggctatggggtggagaaagccTTGGttgttaggggtgggaggcactgtcttacagtgtttccgctcctacctctcagacagattcccaATTGTGTCAATTGGAggctgttgctcttcgaaatctgagcttatgtgtggcgtccctcagggctccatactgtctccaatgctttttaacatctacatgaaactgctggagagatcatcaggcgatttggtgcaggttctatcagtatgctgatgacacccagatctatttttccatgttaaCATCaccaggagatggcataacttccctaaatgcctgcctggaagcagtaatgggctggatgagggagaataaactgagactgaatccagataagacggaggtacttattgtgtggggtcagaactccagagaaaattttgatctgcctattcttgatggggtcacacttccccaaaaggaacaggtacacagtctaggagtgcttctggatccacacctctccctggtatctcaggttgaggcggtggccagaggggctttttatcagcttcggctgatacaccagctgcgcccgtttcttgagatgaacaacctcaaaacagtggtacatctgttggtgacctccagacttgacttctgcaatgtgctctatgtgaggctgcctttgtatgtagcctggaaacttcagttggttcagaatgcagcagccagattggtctctgggtcatcttggagagaccacatcatcaCTTTGTTGATAGAACTTCACTGGattccaataggtttccaggcaaaatacaaagtgctggttataatctataaagccctaaatggcttaggtcctgggtatttaagagaacatcctcttcattatgagcccaacctcccactgaggtcgtctggagaggtccttcTCCACTTGCCACCAGTTGGAgcatgggccttcttggttgctgccccaagactgtggaatgcactcgctactgaaatacgatcctccccatctctgacaatttttaaaaagcacttgaaaacctacctcttcacccaagctctttcagctttttaaatctttgttttaacctgtttttgatttttagattgcctaaattgttttaagattttttgtatgttttaccttgttttatgttattgttaacagcccagagacaACAGTTTGAGACAGTATAcaatttgacaaacaaacaaacaaatagcaccatttctaaactaaaaaaataCATTGTGATTGGCTTTCTTATGCCATTAGATGCTAGCCTAAATGGGAATGTCTGAGAATGCAACTACAGGGTTCTAACAATAAcaaccaaaccaaacacacacaccccacaccaatATTAAAATACCCAACAcaactatttgtttgtttgtttgtttgtttaacatatttctatgccacccaaaacttgcatctttgggcagtttacaattaaaataatataaacattaaaatcattaacagtaaaataattttaaacccaACATTAGAAGTATTAAAAACTACACATCTAATGAAGAGCCTGAGTTAAcaaatgtcttcagtgcctttttaaaagttgacagagatggggaggttcttatttcaacagggagcacattcaaaaGCCACACCGGAGAAGGCTTGTCTTTGATCAGCAACCAGATAAGGTGGTAGCAACCgtagatgaacttctccagattatctcaacgTGCAGTGGGGTTCAAggtgaagaagatattctcttaaatctaAAAACATTTAATAATAACAAGGCAACAAAATTACTATTGAAATAAGCAAAAACAAGTCAAATAAAGACCCATGTGAATTTGAAATCCTGCATGGTAAAAGATCTCAAATTTCCCAAAGAAACATCTCAGTCCATTAAATAATAAGATTATCTTAAAATCACTATTAAATGatactattatttattaaatgATACTATTAAATGTTTCCATCATAAATACATTTAATGATTTGTGCtgggtattttaataattttaggaTTATTTGGTTTGAAAGAATGCAAAAAATCCGGAAATCTAAAATTTTGGTATGTCCTTATTCAGAAGGAATTGCACTcctatggattttttaaaaatgctttgttaGTAATTAGTTTCCTAGTTTTCAACTTCTCATCATATCTGCATCGCAGGTAAAACATGACAAACCAAACCTGGAAGAGAATAGCAACAACTGCTTTCCCCCTAGGGAaaaggggctagatgaatctgaaggggaagcgagttccaaagaagtggggcagcaactgaaaaggccctttcgtgGGACCTAGAACTCCaaacctctcgaaaatcagggactgATAAAAGGACtatctgagattatctaactggacgggatgtaactgggtgggagaggcaattctgtaggtaaacaggcaccaagccctacaaggctttgaaggtaaaaatcaggaatttaaattgaatttggaagcgaatgggtaaccagtacagtgactgcaggagaggtgttatcctgtcatattttctggcacccatgagtaggtgagccgctgcattctggacctgttgtagcttccggatcgtcttcaaaggtaaccctagataaagcgtgttacaataatctaagcgggagatacaagggcatgagtcactgtcattaatgcctgccgaacaaggtaagggcgtaattggggaaccagatgaagctgggaaaagcacttctggccgcagacgccacctgctgttcaagcaggaggaatgagtccaaaagaacccccaaccaaaggtcaatggggctggggattatgggagttgataaCAATAACATTTAggaacccaacactgagaatccctgccctagacggaatactgactggcagtgttatattctggcactgtttatgcaccccctaagaattggtgccctaggcagcCATTTGGTATGCCTAGTGTATGGGCTGTTCCTGATCCCAAACTAACCTACATGACACAGGCTAAATTGGATAAATTGCATCAAGACTGATGCATACCAAAAAGTAATGTGATGTCTTGGATTCACACAAGTTAAACAAGATGAGCCTTacaaaattgaaaaagaaacaggctCTCCTTGGTGTCAAAGGAGCCCCAGCTCTACTGTACTGCATGCCAGAGCACTGTCAGGCAAACAAGAAAACGAATAAAGGATGAATGCAGAAGAATGAAGGCTTTTCAGACTGTGGTGAAAATTGAGTTGGCAAATAAAGCAAAAGTGTTTTTCAAAGCCGCTATTTTGCCAGGGAATGAGGGGCCCAAAGCCTGCAGTTGGAGAAAATCTAACTGTAATAAAATAGCAACAATTACACAAAAGAAACTTGGGGGACACTTAAGAGTTGTTGTAGATTTGTTGCAGGGCGGGAGGAAATGTAAAGTGCCTATTTCTGACTTGGCGTCCCCTCTTCTAAAGAAAGAAGAACATACCGTTGAGAAGTTGCCA of the Hemicordylus capensis ecotype Gifberg chromosome 3, rHemCap1.1.pri, whole genome shotgun sequence genome contains:
- the TYR gene encoding tyrosinase; this translates as MFLLAIGVLLNFLPLGSSQFPRACANADSLLRKECCPLWPGDGSPCGELSGRGSCREILLSDAPLGPQFPFSGVDDREDWPSVFYNRTCQCSGNFMGFNCADCKFNFAGPNCTERKLRVRRDIFRISAKEKYQFLAYLNLAKHTTSRDFVIATGTYAQMNNGSSPMFRDINVYDLFVWMHYYVSRDTLLGGTNVWRDIDFAHEAPGFLPWHRLFLLMWEHEIQKLTGNENFTIPYWDWRDAEGCDICTDEYMGGRHPTNPNILSPASFFSSWQVICSQSEEYNSRQELCNGTNEGPILRNPGNHDKGRTPRLPSSAEVEFCLSLVQYESGTMDKMANFSFRNTLEGFADPSTAISNLSQSSLHNALHIYMNGSMSQVQGSANDPIFILHHAFVDSIFEQWLRRHQPLREVYPAANAPIGHNRESYMVPFIPLYRNGEFFIPSRELGYDYEYLANPDPNPFQNFFVPYLEQAREIWPWLVGAAVVGGIITALIAGFTALGCRKRKKGTSEETQPLLMESEDYQHVTYQSHL